In Thermosphaera sp., the sequence ATACACTGTTATTGCTGGAGGATACAGTATCTCTCAGCGAGTCAAGGGCTTCTATCCACGCGCTCTCATTCAACAATTTCTCCCCAATACCCAAGTAAACATCAACGTCAGACATGTAGAGATTTGGTTTCGCGGCCATTATTGACGAAGAGTATAATACGTTAACTCCCACACTCCCCGCTAGAATCGTCAGTGAAAGAATCGTGAAGAATACTTTTCGCTTGAAATTCACGATATTCGTCGACGATAAAGCTACAGCGGTTAGACCTATTCCAACTAAGGGTGCAACAAAGAATCCCGCTAACACAGTTAACGTAGGATCAAAATAAGGAAGCACAAGACCCGATAGAAAGCCTATAGGGAATAATGTTTTCTCGAAAACCCTGCTCGCCAGAATCTGGCTCCTCAAGAATACTATTAAGGACATCAAGCTGAGGATGCCGAGGATCCCATAGTCCATCACCGGATTAAATCTTCGCGAGAATACCTCCTGATAGCCTGCGGCAAGCCCGCTCCTCACCAAAAAGATAGACATCGCGGCTGTGTATATTATTGCTGATGAAGTCGTGAAGAGAATAGAACCAGGTTTTCCAACTCGTCTCTCAAGAAGCAGTACCAGCGCTAATGCTGTTAAAAGCCAGATCAGCCCTAAGGTGCATATTGATTGTAGATATTCGAAGCCAAAGAACATTAATGGGATGACGTAAGAGGTTATCCAGGACACTAGAACATAGATGTATCGTTTACGCTCTCTCCCACTTATCAACGCTATACTTATTGAAAACCCCATGATTACCGAAAGAGCCCAAGCGCCGGGGTATAGTATCAGCGAAAGACCATACACCAGCGGAACAGCGATGAGAACAGCCCTCCTCCCTGTTGAAACATAGATTATCGTGAGAAGCAGAGTCAAAACAGGGAGAAACATCCATGTCTGAAAACCGTAATTGCTCGCTTTAAACCAGTAGAAGACTACGGGGACCGTTGATAGGAGAATTGTGGAGAAACCCGACACAACAGGGTTCTCAAACACATACGTGTAAATGGTAAATGACGCAATGATAAGCAGTATCGCCCCAGTTAAGGTGAGGAATGTTGATGATACCGCCGAAATACTCGCGGCGTAATAAATTGATTTCAAAACCCAAGGACAGCCCCCCGGGAAGGTTTCACAGAATTTCTCAATACTGCTGGATTTCCTCGCAAAGGTTGAAACCCATGAAAGAGAATCGTCGGGAATACTGTACGTCGTGGAGCCCGCAAAACTGAAATACGTGTACAACACGAGTGAAACGATCAAAGCCGCAACTCCGATCAATAATCGTCTATTCAATGCAACCACCTTATCCCGACTGCCTATCTTATTGACAATCCTCAGAATGTAATAAAGGTTTTTATTTCAATTGAGAAATAACTTGGGATTGGAGGTATCGATGAAGGATCGGTTCAGAAGAGACTCATACTCTCATCTGATAGAATACGATGCCGTGATTGAGAAAGCTAAGACCTTATCTCTCCTGCTCTCAAGCATTCTCATTGTAATTGTACTAGGAAATTGGGCCTATAATATAATGAACATTCAGTACTTTAATCCGAGTAGTGCAACCCAGTTAATAGCCGTTTCAATCCTATATTCTTCTCTAATCTTGTTTGCAAGTATAGTAGGATTCATCCTCCCCCACTTCTCGACATACGTTAGACCCAGGGTTTTCAAGGAGTCAAGGGATGAGAGAACGCGTCTCCTCCTCCAAGGCTCGATGATCATCATCCTCTTTACGACTATTATAATATCATTGTTCATAGCTTACAACTTCTACATGCAAGTTCTCTAAACATCAAGACTTTTCTCCAAGCTCTTCCACGACAGGATGCTTAACGACTGAGATGCAGTCCTGAAGGATGCCTTCAACCAATCCGCTCTGCCCCATCAGGGTTACATCGCCTTTCCTATAACTCCTACCACCAATCACGCAGTCTTTCAATAGCACAACTAAATATTTCTCACCTACGAGGATGTTTTCAACAGATTGAATTGCTCTCTCAGCTTTAACCAGCCTTCTCGCATGCTCGAGCAGTTCTTTATCGAACGACTCGGGCAGTTCTTCATCGTTTAAAATGGCTTTTACAAGTCTGGTTTTAGCTAGTAGCTCTATGTCCTGCTCTATGTTTTGAATAAATTCTTGAATCATCCTCCTGGATCTTGGGTCGTTTATGCTTAATCCTGAGAATGCTTTATCAATTAACCCTCTGACCTCGACCAGTTTGCTGGGAGTTACGAGTTGAATATTCTTCGTGGATAACTCCTCCCTGACAAGGCGTATCAGTGGACTGCTCAAGTCTTTACCTCCAAGGACTTCAATCCATATATATGTGCTACTCCTTTAAAAACCAAATACAAAGCGTCTTCAGCGTCTAGCTCCATTCTCAAGCCTTTTTTCAAGTCGATTTTGCTCCCGTATATAGGAAAGCCAGTAAAGTCGACTAGAGGGGTTATCGAAATTCTTCCTTTAAATGGTGAAAGATCCTTGTAGGTTAAACTGCTAAACTTCATTGGATCACTTACTTCGACAACCTTTAATCCCGCCTTACAGTTCAAGCTCCCTTCAAATCTCGAAAGCCTTGAAACATCCATCGTAACGACCTTGTCAATAGATATGCATTCATTCGAGAGTAGGGTTGAGAGGTCGCTTGCATTTATCGCGAAAGCCTCCCTATCCTTAATACGCTCTCTTTCTAAAAGCCCGGTTTTCTCGGCTTGAAGTTTGACTCTTCTCCTCAGTCCAAACTCAATGTTTGTAAACAGTATCTTTTCTCCCCTTCTAGTCCTGTATGTTGGGAAAATCCTCGCCATATCCAGGTTTGAACAGGAAACATAGTCAGCTATTAACCTCCTCTCTTCGCTGTTTAAGGGAATAACCACGTCGTCAGAAACCCTAATGTGAAAACCTCTATTACCTGAGAAGAAGACTCTGACGTCTTTGAAACCTAAGTCTACCGTAAGGATTTCCCTTAGTTTAAAGGCATCGTCCAACGCCCTCTTTATACAATCCCATTGAATAAGCGATATCTCCAGGGGTTTTTCGCCTGTCTTACACGACTCTGGCTTAACACGATATACTTGATTCTCCTTCACGCAGACATAGTATGAATCGCTACACCCCTCGTAAGCGTCAGCATCTATATCGAATATTAATTCGGAACCGGACCAGGCTTTCGCTTCCATGGGTTGTGCATCGGGGTACTCGTACAAGGCCGAGGAGTAGTATAAGTGGAGAGGGGTTTTCTTATTCAAAATGAAATCGTACAGTCTGTCGATTGATGGAAAAGAGAGATGCCGTACATAGGCCTTATCCTCTAGGCTCTCCAATGCTATTTCTCTCTTGTGAATCGCGGAGGGAGGGTTTAAAGGACGCCTCCTATAATAAGCCCTGATGATATTTCTCAAAACAATGCTAGTCTGATCTCGGAGCGACATAGAATGTCAGCTTGCCCTCCTGCGGTAGACCATATTCGAGCTTGATGGGGGCATTGTCAGATAACTCTACGAAAACATACTCGGAGACTTGGGCCGCGCTCGTTATATCGATCAAATAATCTATTGTGAACCGCGACTTTGCCGGCGAGGTTGATTCGAACTCGAGGAGAGCACCGCTCGCGACAGAGAGTTCAACCCTGGCTTCAGCTATGTCTCCCGATGCTGCCACGACTAATTTCTCTTCTTCGGGGACCGCCTCGAAGAGGATGGAATCACTGATCGGTTCCATCTCCTTGATAACATCCTTGAGAATTTTTGGAAGCATCTTAACTCTTGCGGAAAACTCCAGGGAAAGCTCAGGTATTTCTTGAGGAGGAATGTCGAGATTCGGGATCGTGAATCTTCTCAACCCCCTTCCCTTGAAAACCACTGATATTCTCCCATCAGCGGTTTTCTCGAGAAGGAGCTCATCCCCCTTAGTAGCTCTTTTTAGGATCTTCGCGAAATCATCCATGTTGACTCCGAAGTATTCGTTTCCTCTCGATTCAAACACTGTGAAGGCAGACCTTGGATACTGAAAGTCTACGAGGACTATGTTCGAAGGATCCAGTGCCCTCAACCTCACCCCTGAATCGTCCACTTGGAAGCTTGCCTCATCAAATATTTTGGCAATGGAAATCATCGAGTATCTCCACACTCTTGCATCGCGGAACTCTAGTTTCAAAAGGTCTCTCACCCAGACTAATTATTTATGCAATGTTAATTAAAAAGGCGTTTCAAAAATCACTCGTATTCCCGCCACGTGTGCCCGCATTTTACACACTTATAAAACCTAGTAGGAGGCTCGTCAGCCGCTCTGGTCTGTATCATCCAATAATATGCTTCATGGTTACCGCACTTGGGACATGTTACCTCCTTGGTAACAGGCAACTTTGACGTGTCTACATCCCCTGTGACGATCGTTTTCTCCCTTGTTGAATGCTCGATCTTCGATGATACCTTGTACTTCTCGAGGACTTTTTCATCCGCCTTTATCCTATGTCCACATTTAACACAGACGAGCTCTGTCATACTTGACGATTTAACCGGTTTCATTATGCCCCCGCACTTGGGACAGAATCTAACCATTTAAATCACCACGAGAGTCAATGTATGTTTTCAACACATTTTTATAATATCCTCGCCTTGACCGCTCAGTGTAAACGTACTGTTAAAGCATTTAATTAATTTTGAAACCAGTGAGCAGCTCTCCTCCTTCTTTATCAAATAGTCCCCTCCTTCGAAAACTCTTAATCCAAGCGAAATAAACCGGTACTTATCACCTGTGCAGTTTACGATGAAGGTTAATTCATCTCTTGTTTTCAAAGACCTGATCAAGTCTTTATCGCTTAAAACGTGGTCCCTGGGGATGATGGATAATTCTTCTAAAAATTTCCCCTATATGTTGCTAGAACGTAAAAAGCTTCAGACTCGGCAATTGTTAGAATTCGAGCCTCTCTCCTAAGGCTCATTTCACCGCGTCCTCCACGGCTCTTCTAAACTCGTTTAGGTCTAGCTTTATCTTGTCCACTATCTCCCTCAAAACATTCCCTACGTCTGCTCCTTCATGAACCGTGATTATGAATTCTATTTCATCCCTTAAGGGGTGTGGAACACGGTAGGATGCATAGGCAACTTTCGGATGCTTCAACGCTTCCTTCATTAACAAGTTGCCAAGAGTATGATCCTCACCCTTAATCCTGATCGCCAGGTGATTAGGAGTCTTGTTTAAAACCTCTATCTCCACAAAACACACCTCACATGCTAAATAGTGGGGATCCATGATATTTCTTTATAAATTCATCGACCCCCTTACTCCACTCTACCTTCAGCGTTAAACCACCGTTCTCATCAGGCTCTAAGTGACCGAGAGCTATTGCTTTCTCAACCGCCTCTTCAACACTCATCTTTGTGGCTACAAGTATGGTTGTCATATAGTATTTTCCCGCCGTCCCTCTTACAATATTCTTAACTAAGCTACTCGCAACATCTATTTGATTAATCAATTCGAGAAGAATCTCTAAGCCCGCATTAGTGTATAATGCTTCATCATCGGAAGAGTATTGGACTTCATACTTATTAATAGTTAGTAGTTTGACTAGTACTGCTGGTGGAAACGTTTTCCCCGTTCGTGCAACCAGGGTTCTCAGCGCATATTTGACCATGCCTCTTCCAGCACGGGTCTTGGACAGGGGATAGCTCTCCTTGATGATCCTCCAAGCTTTCTTAATATCCGTTGAATAACCATACATTTCTATCAGCATTCCTCCCTCCCTGATGTCATATTCTATGGATTCGATAGAAGGGAGTTTCTCAGATATTCGCTGAACCAACTCGAGGCACTCTTCATGGCTACAGGGGACGTAGAACCGCCTCTTCACCAGCGGCAATCAATCACCTTAAAATATACACGTATCCAACTCCGATACGCCTTGACTCCTCGCTTTTACAGGAGAGGCACTTGAGCTTTTCTCCAACCTTGTAAAGCACTTCTCCACAGTTGGTGCACCGAGCCATTATTACACCCAGCCCCGGGTCCTTTATCGTCACCTGATATGGTACATTACTGTTTATTACTCTGGCTTTTATTATGTCTCCAGGCCTGAGCACATCCCACATTGACCTAACGTATTCGCTTGATATCTGAGTTATGTGGAGTATGCCTGAAAAATCGACCGGCATCCCGTTGGCGTTGTAAATATTCAAAATAGCAATATCGTCACTTAGGCTGGTAACAATTGCTTCAACTACCATACCCGGTTTCAAACCGAGTTCACGCTTATTGATAGGGCGGACGAGAATAGTTTTCCTCAACTTATCCATGAATGCTGTCCCTATGATCAAGGACCTGAGATAACCATGTCTGTCAACGTAAACGCCTTGAAGAGGTAGAGCCTCCTCTTCGACACCTAAAACCTCACCGGGTAAAACCACTTTAGCGTCGCTCAACAGTGTTCACCTTCCTTAGAACTATGAATAAGCTTTTAAACCTATATATCCTTGACTTATGAGTCTCAAAAACCATTGGAATCTCGAAATCCATGATCTCCATGGACACTAATTCGGCGTTGTAAGATAACGCCACCTCCCTTAAGATCTTCACTAGCCCAGGAGAGTACTTGTGAATGCTGTAAACACTTCTAGCAAGGCTTAGAGCTTTCCTCAAGAACACCAGGTCCAAACCCCTGTTTCCTCGAACAACACCGAAAGGGGGATTCATGACAACCGTGTCAACACCGTCAATGCTCAGTCTGGAGACGTCTCCCACGATGAATAAGACTCTTCCCGTATACTCCGTGAACAACTCGTTGAATACCGTGATAGCGTGTTTTAGTACTTCCTCATCAACATCAACACATACTCCAAGTTTAGCTCCAAGTATCAGCGACGCGTATAGGAGCCTGCCATCGCCGCATCCCAGGTCTGCCACAATCTTTCCTTCAACATCATTATTCATGAAGGCCGACCACAATACGTGGGCGACCATCCAGGAGGGCGTTGGATATTGCTCGAGCCTACGCTTGAGACGCCTGTAGCTAGGTATCCCGGAAATAATCATTTCGACCTTCTTCTTATCTATCACGCTCACCATGGAAATGCGTACTCCTCCTTATCATTCAAAATCATTAGGAATTCTCCTGGAGTCAATACTGGCTTGTAGAAATCGCCAAGATCGTCTATTGGGAGCCTTGGACAGCTCGTCACAACATAGAAGTCGAGCCCTAGTGAATTATCAATAGCCATCAATCTCTCCACGGAGAGATACGCTGAGGATATAACATAGGGTTTATAACCTCTCTTCTCAGCTCGCTCTCCAAGAAACCTTACTAGTTCTGGCCTGTGCTGACCCGGCCTAGTTCCAACGACTAAACCCACCGTTCGATAGGGAGCGTTCTTGACTTTGGAGACTAGGAAGAGCCTCTTGCTAACGTATTTCTTGAATTCATTGGTGTAATCCATAACCTCCTGCCTGTACGGGTCTACGCTGATGACTGGTTTTTTCAGGGAAAAGAACGCTCCCAAATGATGAAACAACCCTCCAGCTACTAGAATGTGTGCATCGACACTGGAGTCAAATCTTGCAAGGGGTGCATACATGCATCCAAGTATTGGTGCTAGAATCTCGGTTGATTCAAACCCCTTCTCCGAGAGGTACTCGTGTATTTGCCTCCTAATCTTGCTCTCAACTATCGTTGAAGAAACGGTTACTGAGGATGCAGATTTTTCTTCCAATCGCGTTGAAATCGTTGATAAAGTCTCCTCGGTTAACAAGCGATTATAGTATGCCGGAAGATACAAGATCTTAACTTTTAAGTCTGGGATAGGTTGTAAAGGATACTCTAAGTGTCCTATATGAACAATGCCGTCGGCCCCAATTACCTCCGCTTCATCCAACGGTATGTCGCAAGCCCCGTATCCCGGACTGGAAGAATAGTAGATTTCAATATCCTCAGGAATTCTATTCTCTACGCACTTGTATAGGATCTTCAAACCATCCGGTGCATGCAGGATGAGGGTTCGCGGATTATATCTCTCGATAAAATCGTTCAACAGCTGAAAAGGAAGTTCAAAGCCTAGACAGGGATCTCCGTTTGTGAAACAATATTCTTCAACTCTTTACGCGGGTGGCAACCCTTCTTTCAAGGGACGGATTACTATTCTCGTAGGCAGTGGAAGCTTGCTTCCCGCTATTCTGAGAGCATCCTTACACGTTTTCAAATGTTCTTTCTTAACTTTCACGGTGATCACTGCGTCGCCTGGGAAAACTCTCGCCGCTGTCCCAATAGGCTTCCCGAATGAGAGCCTCATACCATCTTGAAGACGGTCAGCACCAGCGAAAGCCATCATCTTGTTTTCCCTGATAACATGGTGTGGATACTTGACGACTTTCAAGTAGAAGTTGTTCTCGCCTGCAGCAGTCGTCAACACTTTCAACGCCATGACACGTGAAGCCTCCAGAGCATTATGCCTTATCTGGCCGGGCTCCTCGACAACAAGGGTCACCTCGTAGTCATAGTCGAGTTTAGGGTTACCCATTTCGAATTTGGAGATCTTCGGTTGCGGAACACCGGGGATGTACTCTTTTCTCGTGTAAGGCGGACCGCTGAAATGCGTGTAACACCTGGCAGGTCTTAAAGGCATAGCTCTCTCCTCCTGGAAAGCATAATTTTACACAGGTATTTATATATGATTCCTCTCTCTTAGATCAGAGTAAAAATTAAAGCATGTTTCAAAACTATAATAGTCTAGGAGCATGCGGGGGTGCCCGAGCTTGGCCAAAGGGGGCGGACTCAAGACTTGCCCAGGGAGAGATCCGCTGGCATAGGCCTGCGTGGGTTCAAATCCCACCCCCCGCACTGATTCTCAGGTCCACAACACCTTAACCCTATTAATAGGGAGTAGCAGATAAGTAGGATGTGCTACGGGATAAAGAATGGTGTTTGAGAACCTCAAAGAATCTATTGCGAAGTTTTTCAAAGCTGAAAAATACGAGGATGCTGTTAACGAATTCATTAAGGATTTACAGAAGGAGTTGGTGAAATCTGATGTTAACTTGAACCTGGCTTTCGAGATCACTAAGAAGATAAAGGAGAGAGCTATCTCACAAGAACCCCCTATTGGTGTTTCAAGAAAAGAATGGTTTCTAACGATCGTTTACGAGGAGTTGGTGAAGCTTCTTGGGGGAGATGTGAAGCCTCAAGTAAAGCCCGTGAAGAAGCCGTGGGTGATAATGCTCGTAGGGCTCCAGGGGAGCGGGAAAACTACCACAGCGGCTAAGCTGGCATATTTCTACAAGCTGGAGGGTTACAGGGTTGGGTTGGTCGCCGCAGACACTTTTAGGCCTGCTGCATATGATCAGTTGAAACAACTAGGTGATCAAGTAGGCGTTCCAGTGTATGGGAATCCCTCGGTGAAGGATGCCGTCAGCTTGGCTGTCACGGGAGTTAAATACTTCGTGGAAAAAGGCTTCGACCTTGTAGTGATTGATACCGCGGGGAGGCACCATAGAGAGGAAGACTTACTCGAGGAAATGAAGATGATAAGTAATAGTGTTAAACCAGACGAGATTATATTGGTGATAGATGGCTCAATAGGTCAGCAAGCCTACAATATTGCTAGGAGGTTTCACGAAACAACCCCCATAGGATCCATTATAGTGACCAAGCTCGATGGAACAGCAAAGGGCGGGGGAGCCTTATCAGCTGTAGCCGCCACAGGGGCTTCAATAAAGTTCGTGGGTCTCGGAGAAAAGATTGAAGATTTCGAGATTTTTAAGCCTTCTAAGCTCGTGGGCAGGGTCCTAGGGTATGGAGACATAGAGGGGTTGGTCGAGAAGGTTAAGCGAATACAGCTAGAGTTTACTGAAAAAGACGTCGAAGAATTCCTTGAGGGTAAGCTAAACATGAGGCTGGTTTATAAGCAATTAGTGAGTTTGAGGAAAATGGGGCCGCTCAGGAAAATCCTCCAGATGATACCTGGTTTGGGAGTGAAGGTTCCCTTCGACGTTGACCCGAAGGAGCTTGAAGGTAAGCTCTCTAAATGGCTAGCTATCATAAACTCCATGACGTACGAGGAACTCGACAACCCCGACATTATAGATAAATCACGCTTGAGGAGGATTGCACGGGGAGCAGGGGTTGACATCGAGGATGCTAGGGAATTATTAAAACAATACGATATGTTAAAGAAGCTTAGCAAGCAACTTAGAAAGAGAAGAGACCTGTTGAAGAAACTGGGAGAAGGGTTCAATGTCAAAGGCTTACAAACCATGTAGGATTGTTTTGGCAAGAACCAGCGACTCCTGCTCCGAACTCAACTATTTGAAAAACATAATCCTCTACTCCCTTCTCGTCAGTCATGGAATAAGAGTCGATACTGAACTATGGGTTCTCGCCGACAATCTCCTTGTCAAGCTGAACGGGTTAGAGCTCAGACACCTACACTCTCAAGATGATAGCCTTGTAGGGTTCGTTAAATCGGTTTTCTGCAGGCACAAATTTCCGCCGGGCGTGGAATTGGCTTCAAGAAGCGAATTGAAGAAAGTAATTGGTCATGACGCCGTTCTCTTGACGGCTAGACACGGTGGAGTGATATCACCTCAACTCCCTGTCTCGGCAAGTAAGACGTTCGTCATAGCTCTTGGAGACAACTTGACGACCCGGGAACAAAAGGATTTTGAATACATCATTAAATTACCTGTTGAAAATATGATAGAGCTGGTTAACATAGCGCACTATATTTTAGACAGGGCGTTTGGGGCCTGGGTGAGAAGGCATGGGAGAATCCAACTATATGAGAGAAGCCGATTTTAACGCCATCATGGAAAACGTTGAGAAGACGCTGGCTAAATACCCTTTATGTCACTACTGCCTTGGAAGACTGGTTGCTAAACACGGGGTGGGTTTAAGCAATTATGAACGTGGATTATCCCTGAAGGTGATGCTTAGCTTCAAGTTGCATAGAGATTACGTCTCACGGAACATTGATAAAGATTACCTACGGGTTCTCACTGAAAATAGCGGAGATCCGTTAACGAGGTTGTATGAAAAATTGTTCAACGAGCAGGTAAAACCTAGAGAGTGCTTCATATGCAAGGGAAGGCTAAGCCTTGACTGGCTTCAATCCATTGCGGAAAGATCGTATGAAAAAATGAAGGAAGCATCTATTAGTCGATTCTTAGTGGGCGTGAAACTCGATAAAAAACTTCGGGAGAAAGAACTGTCACTTGTTTCCGAGTTCGGAATAGAAAAGGCAGAGTCCTTGAAAAACGAGTTGAAAAGAGA encodes:
- a CDS encoding DNA primase small subunit domain-containing protein, which encodes MSLRDQTSIVLRNIIRAYYRRRPLNPPSAIHKREIALESLEDKAYVRHLSFPSIDRLYDFILNKKTPLHLYYSSALYEYPDAQPMEAKAWSGSELIFDIDADAYEGCSDSYYVCVKENQVYRVKPESCKTGEKPLEISLIQWDCIKRALDDAFKLREILTVDLGFKDVRVFFSGNRGFHIRVSDDVVIPLNSEERRLIADYVSCSNLDMARIFPTYRTRRGEKILFTNIEFGLRRRVKLQAEKTGLLERERIKDREAFAINASDLSTLLSNECISIDKVVTMDVSRLSRFEGSLNCKAGLKVVEVSDPMKFSSLTYKDLSPFKGRISITPLVDFTGFPIYGSKIDLKKGLRMELDAEDALYLVFKGVAHIYGLKSLEVKT
- the pcn gene encoding proliferating cell nuclear antigen (pcna), with amino-acid sequence MKLEFRDARVWRYSMISIAKIFDEASFQVDDSGVRLRALDPSNIVLVDFQYPRSAFTVFESRGNEYFGVNMDDFAKILKRATKGDELLLEKTADGRISVVFKGRGLRRFTIPNLDIPPQEIPELSLEFSARVKMLPKILKDVIKEMEPISDSILFEAVPEEEKLVVAASGDIAEARVELSVASGALLEFESTSPAKSRFTIDYLIDITSAAQVSEYVFVELSDNAPIKLEYGLPQEGKLTFYVAPRSD
- a CDS encoding transcription factor S, which gives rise to MVRFCPKCGGIMKPVKSSSMTELVCVKCGHRIKADEKVLEKYKVSSKIEHSTREKTIVTGDVDTSKLPVTKEVTCPKCGNHEAYYWMIQTRAADEPPTRFYKCVKCGHTWREYE
- a CDS encoding DNA-directed RNA polymerase subunit L, with translation MEIEVLNKTPNHLAIRIKGEDHTLGNLLMKEALKHPKVAYASYRVPHPLRDEIEFIITVHEGADVGNVLREIVDKIKLDLNEFRRAVEDAVK
- a CDS encoding DUF2067 domain-containing protein encodes the protein MKRRFYVPCSHEECLELVQRISEKLPSIESIEYDIREGGMLIEMYGYSTDIKKAWRIIKESYPLSKTRAGRGMVKYALRTLVARTGKTFPPAVLVKLLTINKYEVQYSSDDEALYTNAGLEILLELINQIDVASSLVKNIVRGTAGKYYMTTILVATKMSVEEAVEKAIALGHLEPDENGGLTLKVEWSKGVDEFIKKYHGSPLFSM
- a CDS encoding exosome complex RNA-binding protein Csl4, which translates into the protein MSDAKVVLPGEVLGVEEEALPLQGVYVDRHGYLRSLIIGTAFMDKLRKTILVRPINKRELGLKPGMVVEAIVTSLSDDIAILNIYNANGMPVDFSGILHITQISSEYVRSMWDVLRPGDIIKARVINSNVPYQVTIKDPGLGVIMARCTNCGEVLYKVGEKLKCLSCKSEESRRIGVGYVYILR
- a CDS encoding methyltransferase codes for the protein MVSVIDKKKVEMIISGIPSYRRLKRRLEQYPTPSWMVAHVLWSAFMNNDVEGKIVADLGCGDGRLLYASLILGAKLGVCVDVDEEVLKHAITVFNELFTEYTGRVLFIVGDVSRLSIDGVDTVVMNPPFGVVRGNRGLDLVFLRKALSLARSVYSIHKYSPGLVKILREVALSYNAELVSMEIMDFEIPMVFETHKSRIYRFKSLFIVLRKVNTVERR
- the dph2 gene encoding diphthamide biosynthesis enzyme Dph2 — encoded protein: MNDFIERYNPRTLILHAPDGLKILYKCVENRIPEDIEIYYSSSPGYGACDIPLDEAEVIGADGIVHIGHLEYPLQPIPDLKVKILYLPAYYNRLLTEETLSTISTRLEEKSASSVTVSSTIVESKIRRQIHEYLSEKGFESTEILAPILGCMYAPLARFDSSVDAHILVAGGLFHHLGAFFSLKKPVISVDPYRQEVMDYTNEFKKYVSKRLFLVSKVKNAPYRTVGLVVGTRPGQHRPELVRFLGERAEKRGYKPYVISSAYLSVERLMAIDNSLGLDFYVVTSCPRLPIDDLGDFYKPVLTPGEFLMILNDKEEYAFPW
- a CDS encoding 50S ribosomal protein L16, whose amino-acid sequence is MPLRPARCYTHFSGPPYTRKEYIPGVPQPKISKFEMGNPKLDYDYEVTLVVEEPGQIRHNALEASRVMALKVLTTAAGENNFYLKVVKYPHHVIRENKMMAFAGADRLQDGMRLSFGKPIGTAARVFPGDAVITVKVKKEHLKTCKDALRIAGSKLPLPTRIVIRPLKEGLPPA
- a CDS encoding signal recognition particle protein Srp54, whose product is MVFENLKESIAKFFKAEKYEDAVNEFIKDLQKELVKSDVNLNLAFEITKKIKERAISQEPPIGVSRKEWFLTIVYEELVKLLGGDVKPQVKPVKKPWVIMLVGLQGSGKTTTAAKLAYFYKLEGYRVGLVAADTFRPAAYDQLKQLGDQVGVPVYGNPSVKDAVSLAVTGVKYFVEKGFDLVVIDTAGRHHREEDLLEEMKMISNSVKPDEIILVIDGSIGQQAYNIARRFHETTPIGSIIVTKLDGTAKGGGALSAVAATGASIKFVGLGEKIEDFEIFKPSKLVGRVLGYGDIEGLVEKVKRIQLEFTEKDVEEFLEGKLNMRLVYKQLVSLRKMGPLRKILQMIPGLGVKVPFDVDPKELEGKLSKWLAIINSMTYEELDNPDIIDKSRLRRIARGAGVDIEDARELLKQYDMLKKLSKQLRKRRDLLKKLGEGFNVKGLQTM